TAATGTTATAATAAATATAACCTGAATCACCTGTCACATTAAAATGGATAGACTCGTCGTATGTATTTATTAATCCATCTTTATTCCGGTAGTATTTCTTTACTCTCTCTTTATTGACAAAGTTGTCTACCATGTAGGGATTAAGCTCACCGTCTTTCATAAAGCAGTCAAAACCGCTCATCATCAGGATTTCATCTATGAACCGTTTGAAATATTCTATATCTGATTTAGGTCTGAACTTCGTGACAAAGTCATAGAGCTGTTTTTTATCCTTTAATATGGCATTTACCTCGTTTCTGTCGAAGCTAGTTAGCTCAGAATTGTAATTTGATATATGATAGATATCTTTTATGGCCTCTATATCTCCATCAGCAGGTATTGGTTTTCTGAATCTGCCAGCAATCTGGACTGCTTCAGTATGAGGATCTATAGCTGTGTGTTCTACGGATATAATATCAGAGAGTATTACAATAATAGGATCACAACTGTACATTGTATAATCGATGTCAACTGCAGAAAAAAACCTACTGGTAAAGAAGTTGTACTTTTGAAAGCTATTACCCTCTACAGTATCATAAACCTTTTCCAGCTCATTGAATTTAAGCTTGGATTTGCTGTCTGCTGAGCAATAAACGGCAGATTCATTCTCGATCTTTAATCCCCTGATTATATTCTTAATCCTGTTTGTCGATTTGATAAATATAAAGAACTTCCGTTCAGACTGCTCTACCTCTGGGACATATTTTAATATAATTTTATTCAAATGGAATATGACGTTGTTTGTTGAAATAACAGTGATATCTTCCTTAAAATCATAATCCGGTATGATCTGAACTACTTTAAAATTGTTGAATCTCTCATCAGAAGGAAGTATCGGTGTTGCCGATACAAAAGCTTTGTGTTTGAACTGGAAGAAATAATCCAAAGGGTTAATTATATCCTTTCTGTAATCTATATCCTGAATTGCCTTCTCACACTCATCGAACAGCAGGAAATAATCGTATATAGAATCCCCGAGTACGTTCTTGATTTTTGTGAAACCTTCTGGAGTAGTCAATATTTTCTTATGACTTTTGCAGTTGTCTATATAGTATTTGATATCAGCTTCTGTAACACTTTCGTAAACACCTAATATCGTTTTGTTCTTGCGTAATTTCCTTCCCTGTTTGTCGCGGTTCATCTTGTTGCATTTACCGACAATAACCGGAAGGTTGGGCACTACTATGATACTGTTTCTAGCAAAAACCAGTTCTAAAGTCGTTGCTCCACAGCCGGGAACAACTTTATGTATAAAGCTATCCGTAGGCAGTCCTTCTGTTTTAAAAGGCTCAATTTGAGACAAAAAGAGTCCCTTTCGAAGCTTATATTTTAGCTTGACCATAATTGTTATTATTTAAAAAGTTTGTGATTGATTAAAGAGGGGGCGAGCCATCGCCCCCATAACTAAAAAGTTGTTACTCGTTGAAGACGATTTCGGCTAGCTCACTAATGGTAAAGTTGATTTTGATTTTACCAAGCTGGTAGTGTTTTATAAACTCCAGCATTCCTGCTTCTACTATCACCTTATAGCCAGGATTGGCGTTTGGCAATATAAAAGAGCAGTAAATATAAGGCCTGCCGGATTTATCAACCCTGCGTACCGTTGAGTTAGCCATTCTATGGCCTTCCTTTATTTTCTCGAAGAATTCTTCGAGTTCGTCTGCCTCAGTATCTCTGAGGCTTTCCAGATATTTCGAGTATTCCAGTAGATTGGAATATCCGGTTTTGCCTTCTTCAAGGCCTAGGAATTGAGCAGCAGTAATTTCCGTGCTAACTGCTTCTTTTTTGCCAGACTCTCTTCTGGCTTTCAGTCTATTTTTCAGTGACATACTAATTATTTTTTATATATTCCTTTCCAATTTTTAAGTCGTGTACTCGGAATTTTGCCGACCCGCTTCTGGAAGCATACCGTGTATACCCAGTATGTCGCTCAACCTATCCGAATAAAGGCGCCTTTTAATCTTCTGGTCAAGTTCTGCACAATAGATCTTATCTATTGTATCTCCCTGAAAGCATTACAAAGGTGTGGGTGGGAAATAGATATATTATAAGAATTTTAAATAAATTCTATAAATAACAAAAAAAACGCTATCTATAGAAGCATGGACAGCGATAATAATTAAGATGTAAGGATTATTTAAACAATTGAGTTTCCCCACTGTTAGAGTCTGGAGCATTATCTCTTATTACATCCCGGATACGTAAATACCGACCTTTCCGGTCTACAGCTCCTTTCCAACAATGGATATTAAACAATGACACTAGGTCATATATAAATGCATATCTATCAATGTCTGTTGAATTTAACATAGTAGAGCTAACAAGATATTTATTTATCCTCTCTATAAGATTATATAGAGCTAGGTTCTTTCTTGCGTATTTTTTGTATGTGGTACGGTTCTCGATATCTGAAATGTTGATATCACCCGAGGACAACATCTTGAAGAATTTAGTGTTATGCTCTTTGTGCTGTTCTACTATTTCCTTAAAGAGTTCAGCATAGATATACTTTGACAAACGCGCAGGGATTTTAATGTCTTCCGCCAATTTTCCTTTGTCACATTCCCTTGGCTTTAAGGCTATCTCAAAGTCGTTGGGTATATAGATAAAGTTGTTTTTTGGAGGGACCATTCTTGCCTCCACACGGACAAGCTCTTCGGTTATAAATTCGCTCTTATTGCTATTGGACATATTTTCAAAAGGATTTTCTTTATAGATCTCTTTGTCGTATTCGCTTACCAACTCATGATTTAGGTTTACTTTTCTCTTTGAAAGTTGAAGATATAGCTCTATCAGCTCATCGAGGTATGCCCATTGGGACTTCGTATGCTCTATTTGGTTGATCTCGGATGTATATGTCAATAGGATGAACAATATATCATCTATGTTCTTTTCTCTTAGCTTGATAGAAGTTAAGTTTGTCTTTTCTGCCAATCTTATAATGGATTCGTAAAAATACTGTGCCTCTTCACGATCTTTGAAATAATTTCCATTGGCGCCAATTCCTTGCAAAGTAAATATAAACTCTTCTTTGGCTATCTTGTTTAATCGCGTGAACGTATATTTCTCTAGAAATTTGTTGACTGAGTTGTTTACACCTCGTAACTGTATTTGATATTCTCGATTTTTTAAAACAGACAATGCAACAGTTTTGGATGGAGTTATCTCTATGGAGTTAGTATTATCCGATAGTTTCATAAGAATATGATTTCAATCCGTGATATTAAGAAAAAGTTTGGGGATATTAAGGCTTTTTGTCCACACTGCTATAAGGTTACATACGGTAACCAATATAAAAAAAGCAAGATGTGTAAATAATATTCATAAATGTTTGGTCTGTATGCTGGAAATCTTGTCTAATTTTGATCCCAATTTGATCCCAAAAGTGCCAATTTGATCCCGAAATTGAAAATGATTGCTTATATTAGAATCTGATAACTAATAAATTTTTAACCGCTAAAGATTGGAAGAATACGGCATTAAAAGCACCGTAGGAAGAGGTTTTAAACGAAAAAAGCCCTCATTTCTGAAGGCTTTCTGTTTGTGCTCCCACCTGGGCTCGAACCAGGGACCAAAAGATTATGAGTCTTCTACTCTAACCAACTGAGCTATAGGAGCTGAAATCTTATTTAGATTTGCGATGCAATATTAGGGAATTCAATGCATATCTTAAAATATTTTTATTCTAAAAAATGCAAATCGTTCAGAACAAAGCTATTATTTTTTACAAAAGTGTAAAAATAGTCCCTTTAAGAGCTTTTAACAGGGATGTTAAGAACTATACTTAGGTAAAAGAAGTCAAAGAATAGACGATTTCCTATATTTATCACATGAGAATTCTGCATACAGCCGACTGGCATTTGGGGAAAAGATTGGAACGGATTTCCAGAATGCCGGAGCAAATTTTGGTTATGGAAGAGATTGTGCGCATTGCTGATGAGCAGCAAGTGGACGTTGTAATTGTAGCCGGAGATCTGTTCGATAACTTCAATCCAGCTACAGAGGCAGTAGAACTATTATATAAGACTTTAAAACGGCTAACCAATAACGGCAAGCGTTTGGTGCTGGCAATTGCCGGTAATCATGATTCGCCGGATAGGATAGAGGCTCCGGATCCATTGGCAAAGGAATGCGGAATAGTCTTCGTAGGTTATCCATATTCGCATGTAAGTACCTGTCAATTGGATTGCGGTATAGTCATTAGCAGAAGTGAAGCAGGATTTATAGAAGTCAAACTTCCGCAGTATGATTATGCGCTGAGGCTTATTGTTACGCCTTATGCAAGCGAATACCGTTTGAAAACTTTTCTGGGAATAGACCAGCCGGAAGCGAGTTTGAGAGAAGTATTACAACAGCATTGGCAACAATTGGCTGATAAATATTGCGACAGCAAAGGCGTAAATATCCTCGCTACGCATTTGTTTATGATGAAGAAAGGAACGGTTCCTCCGGAAGAACCCGAAGATGAAAAGCCTATACTGCATATCGGTGGGGCGCAGGCTGTATTTTCGGAAAATGTTCCGGCTCAAATTCAATATGTAGCTTTGGGGCATTTACATCGCTTTCAGCAAATAGACAACGAACCTTGTCCGATAGTTTACAGCAGTAGCCCGCTTTCCTACAGTTTTTCCGAAGCAGGGCAAACAAAATATGTTACCGTATTTGATATCCTGCCAGATACGCCTGTACATTATGAAAAGGTCGCTTTAACAGTCGGAAGGATGCTTTACAGAAAACGTTTTGAAACTGTACAGGAAGCTTTGGATTGGTTAAGGCAGCATCCGGATGCTTTGGTAGAACTTACTTTGGTAACATCGGATTATCTGAAAGCAGAGGATAGAAAAGCACTGTTCCAAAACCATGAAGGTATTGTGTCTCTGATTCCGGAAATTAAAAGAACACAGGATGAAAAGGAAGAAAGCCAGGGAGTGGATCTGAGCCAGAATATGGATGAATTGTTTGTGCAGTATTTCAAATCCAGATTTAACGGTCAGGCTCCGAACGAAGACATCATGAATTTATTTAAAGAAATTAAAGCAGAACAAACAGGAGAGTAAGATGATACCAGTTTCTTTAACGATTAAAGGTTTATATTCCTATCAGAAAGAGCAGACCATAGATTTCAGCAAGTTATTGGAAGGTCAGCTTTTTGGAATTTTCGGAGCGGTTGGATCGGGGAAATCTTCTATTCTGGAAGCTATATCTTACGCTTTATATGGCGATACCGAACGTTTGAATAGAACGGATAACAGGAGTTACAATATGATGAATCTGAGGTCGAATGAACTGCTCATTGACTTCACTTTTGTCAACTACGATACATTTACCTACAGATTTGTAGTTCGCGGAAAACGTAACTCTAAAAACCATGAGAAAGTAGGTACTTTAGAAAGAACGTCGTACAAACAGGTAAACGGTCTTTGGGAGCCATTAGATGGCGCCAATGGCGAACAGGTAATTGGCTTGAGTTACGATAACTTCAGGAGGACTATTATCATCCCGCAAGGTAAATTTCAGGAGTTTTTACAGCTGGGAGATAAAGACCGTACGGTAATGCTGCGCGAAATTTTCCAGCTTGAAAAATATGAGTTCTTCTATCAGGCAGCTTCTTTAGAGAAGAGAAATAATGAGCATATTCAAAGATTAACCGGTGAACTGGCAAATTATAATACGGTCACTTTAGAGGAAATAGAAGCCAGTAAAGAGCGGTTAAATGTCTTATCGAATGCGGTAAAGGATACAAAAGCCAATCTGGATAATAAGGTTTTATTGCTGCAGGCAATGGAAAAACTAAAGCTTTCTTATCAGGAATATCAGTCTTATGGGCTACAAGTACAGGAACTTCATGATCGTAAAAATTACTTCGAGGAATTGAAAGCAAGCATTGCCCGGTTTAATTTCTGTATGTTACATTTCAGGGCAGATTTGCTGCAGCATGCCAAATTGAAACAGGATAGGGGACAGTTGGATCAGGATCTTTCTTTATTAATTAAATCTTTAGATGATATTAATAAAAAACTGATTATCAATCAGGAAAAATATGATTTATTAAAGCGGGATTTTGATCAGTTAGATAATTGGAAGCTAAAAATTGGTGATTATGATAGAAGTATAGCCGTTCGGAAACTGGATACTGATTTGCTGGAATTACAGCAGAGAATTGCTAAAGGGCAGGCAATTCTGGATGATAAAGAGGGGGAAAAGCTAAAATTGTCAGAACAAGTAGAGCAATTAGCTGCTGAAATAAAAAAACGGAATCAGGAATTGCCTGATTATGGTCTTTTGAGCCAACTGCGTCAATGGTATTTAACCAACAGACATTTAAAAAACACCCTGCTTTTGGATGAGCAAGATTATGAGAAGGCAAAACAGAAGGTTCAGGAAAATACTAAACTCTTAGATGAGATAAGTTTTGAAAGTGTACTGATTAATAATGAAATAAAAAGTGGTGTTTCTTTAAAGTTAATACGCGATTTGCTTGAAAATGTAGCTCTGGAAGAACAAAATGCATCTGCTAAACTCACACATTATCAATTGCAGTTAAAGTTGGGCGAGTTTAGTTCTCACCTGCATCTTGGCAATGCCTGTCCTTTATGCGGATCGTTAGAACATCCACAAATTCTGCAGGCAGAAGATGTACAGCTGGAATTTGAAAGTATCCAAAAAGATATTGAAGCATTAAAAATTAAAAAGAAGACTTTAGACGGACTTTTGTTAAAAGTAAGCTCGTTGGAACTTTCTTTAGAGAAAAGCCGGGAGATCGAAGAAAAAGCACTTCAAAAACAAAAAAATAGTCTTGCTGCATTGCAAGAACATCAGAAGTCTTTTGTTTGGGGTGGTTTTAAGCCTGATGATGAGGCAAAGCTGGATGAACTAGAGCAGAATGCCAAAAAGGAAAAAGAATACATTACAGCACTTGAAAATAGCCTTGAGCAAAAACGGGCTTCCGCTAAAGAGGTCGAAGGTGTATTGCTGAAATATAAAACCGCTTTGGATAAACTGCAATTGGATTATCGTGAAAAAAGCGGACAGGTATCTCTGTTGAAACAGCAAATTCAGGAGCAGCACCTGTCAGTTCTTTCTCAGTTTTCTTTGGAGGAATTGCAGGCAGAGAAGTTATTATTGGAACAGCGGATTGCGGATGTACAGCAAAATCATGATCAATTAAAACTTGAAATAGAAGCATTCAATAATCAGATTATTAGTTTAAAAGAACGTATAAATGCACTGGAGGAACGAAGGAGAACGCTGGAGAAGGAATATCTGCATTTGGAACAGGCGTTTGAAGTGAAGCTGAAAGAGTCGGGTTTTGGTACTTTGGAAGAAGTTAGGGTAATACTAAACCAAAACCTGAACATTCCGGCTTTGGAAAAGGAATTGCAAGATTACCAGTTGAAGCTGTACAATGCAGAACAGAATTATCAACGACTGTCTAAAGAATTGGAAAATCAGGCATTTGACGAGAATCAATTTGTACAGTTAAAAACGGAAGTTGCAGAACTGCAAAGCGCTTTTCAAAAACAACATGAAGAACAAATAAGGGAACAGGTTTTT
This genomic interval from Pseudopedobacter saltans DSM 12145 contains the following:
- a CDS encoding metallophosphoesterase family protein translates to MRILHTADWHLGKRLERISRMPEQILVMEEIVRIADEQQVDVVIVAGDLFDNFNPATEAVELLYKTLKRLTNNGKRLVLAIAGNHDSPDRIEAPDPLAKECGIVFVGYPYSHVSTCQLDCGIVISRSEAGFIEVKLPQYDYALRLIVTPYASEYRLKTFLGIDQPEASLREVLQQHWQQLADKYCDSKGVNILATHLFMMKKGTVPPEEPEDEKPILHIGGAQAVFSENVPAQIQYVALGHLHRFQQIDNEPCPIVYSSSPLSYSFSEAGQTKYVTVFDILPDTPVHYEKVALTVGRMLYRKRFETVQEALDWLRQHPDALVELTLVTSDYLKAEDRKALFQNHEGIVSLIPEIKRTQDEKEESQGVDLSQNMDELFVQYFKSRFNGQAPNEDIMNLFKEIKAEQTGE
- a CDS encoding AAA family ATPase encodes the protein MIPVSLTIKGLYSYQKEQTIDFSKLLEGQLFGIFGAVGSGKSSILEAISYALYGDTERLNRTDNRSYNMMNLRSNELLIDFTFVNYDTFTYRFVVRGKRNSKNHEKVGTLERTSYKQVNGLWEPLDGANGEQVIGLSYDNFRRTIIIPQGKFQEFLQLGDKDRTVMLREIFQLEKYEFFYQAASLEKRNNEHIQRLTGELANYNTVTLEEIEASKERLNVLSNAVKDTKANLDNKVLLLQAMEKLKLSYQEYQSYGLQVQELHDRKNYFEELKASIARFNFCMLHFRADLLQHAKLKQDRGQLDQDLSLLIKSLDDINKKLIINQEKYDLLKRDFDQLDNWKLKIGDYDRSIAVRKLDTDLLELQQRIAKGQAILDDKEGEKLKLSEQVEQLAAEIKKRNQELPDYGLLSQLRQWYLTNRHLKNTLLLDEQDYEKAKQKVQENTKLLDEISFESVLINNEIKSGVSLKLIRDLLENVALEEQNASAKLTHYQLQLKLGEFSSHLHLGNACPLCGSLEHPQILQAEDVQLEFESIQKDIEALKIKKKTLDGLLLKVSSLELSLEKSREIEEKALQKQKNSLAALQEHQKSFVWGGFKPDDEAKLDELEQNAKKEKEYITALENSLEQKRASAKEVEGVLLKYKTALDKLQLDYREKSGQVSLLKQQIQEQHLSVLSQFSLEELQAEKLLLEQRIADVQQNHDQLKLEIEAFNNQIISLKERINALEERRRTLEKEYLHLEQAFEVKLKESGFGTLEEVRVILNQNLNIPALEKELQDYQLKLYNAEQNYQRLSKELENQAFDENQFVQLKTEVAELQSAFQKQHEEQIREQVFLKNQEAGLQKKTALLNELGSLQLRGQNIDQLKNLFRSSGFVNYISSFYLNQLCAAANERFYKLSKQQLKLELSDKNDFLIRDYLNDGKLRSVKTLSGGQTFQASLSLALALAESVQKQNKSEQNFFFLDEGFGSLDKEALQTAFETLKSLRKENRIVGVISHVEDLQQEIDVFLQVKNDSAEGSLIKGNWE